In the genome of Halostella limicola, one region contains:
- the queC gene encoding 7-cyano-7-deazaguanine synthase QueC: MTDDSPPTTDEPTEKRAVVLASGGMDSATAAYEAIERGYDLYLLHTSYGQQTEDREYECARKLAEETDAADFLHVETGHLSAIGASSLTDEEMVVADADMEGDEVPSSYVPFRNANLLSMAVSYAEANDCDAVFMGAHSEDFSGYPDCRPEFFDAFQTVVDVGTKPDTDVEMVAPFVEWSKTDIAERGVDLGVPYEHTWSCYRENEPACGTCDACAFRLQAFQRIGVRDPVEYAERPEYAE, encoded by the coding sequence ATGACCGACGACTCACCTCCCACGACCGACGAACCGACCGAGAAACGCGCCGTCGTCCTCGCCTCCGGCGGCATGGACAGCGCCACCGCCGCCTACGAGGCGATTGAGCGCGGCTACGACCTCTACCTCCTGCACACCTCCTACGGCCAGCAGACGGAGGACCGCGAGTACGAGTGCGCCAGGAAGCTCGCCGAGGAGACCGACGCCGCGGACTTCCTGCACGTCGAGACCGGCCACCTCTCGGCGATCGGTGCATCCAGCCTCACCGACGAGGAGATGGTCGTGGCGGACGCCGATATGGAGGGCGACGAGGTGCCCAGTTCGTACGTCCCGTTCCGCAACGCGAACCTGCTGTCGATGGCCGTCTCCTACGCCGAGGCCAACGACTGCGACGCGGTGTTCATGGGCGCACACAGCGAGGACTTCTCCGGGTATCCCGACTGCCGCCCCGAGTTCTTCGACGCGTTCCAGACCGTGGTCGACGTCGGCACGAAGCCCGACACCGACGTCGAGATGGTCGCGCCGTTCGTCGAGTGGTCGAAGACCGACATCGCCGAGCGCGGCGTCGACCTCGGGGTGCCCTACGAGCACACGTGGAGCTGCTACCGCGAGAACGAGCCCGCCTGCGGCACCTGCGACGCCTGCGCGTTCCGTCTGCAGGCGTTCCAGCGGATCGGCGTCCGCGACCCCGTCGAGTACGCCGAGCGCCCGGAGTACGCCGAGTAG
- a CDS encoding 6-pyruvoyl trahydropterin synthase family protein has product MTERDDRPGERVPSANDGDPPADERVLHVGHDRPIRISAGHRLLHHDGKCSRPHGHNYDITVRVVGELAPEGWVVDKGDITSIISEWDHRFLLERGDPLVEAFESTGDDDGVVVLDHPPTAEVMSVLLERRLADCLPDTVSDVSVRVRETAELCGGGF; this is encoded by the coding sequence ATGACCGAACGTGACGACCGGCCAGGCGAGCGCGTCCCGTCCGCGAACGACGGCGACCCGCCAGCGGACGAACGCGTCCTCCACGTCGGCCACGATCGCCCGATCCGCATCAGTGCGGGCCACAGACTCCTCCATCACGACGGCAAGTGTAGTCGCCCCCACGGCCACAACTACGATATAACCGTCCGCGTCGTCGGCGAACTCGCGCCCGAGGGGTGGGTCGTCGACAAAGGAGATATTACTTCAATAATATCCGAGTGGGACCACCGGTTCCTGCTGGAGCGCGGCGACCCGCTCGTGGAGGCGTTCGAGTCGACCGGCGACGACGACGGCGTCGTCGTCCTCGACCATCCGCCGACCGCCGAGGTGATGAGCGTCCTCCTCGAACGGCGCCTCGCCGACTGCCTGCCCGACACCGTCAGCGACGTGTCCGTGCGGGTGCGCGAGACGGCGGAACTCTGCGGCGGGGGGTTCTGA
- the cheB gene encoding chemotaxis-specific protein-glutamate methyltransferase CheB yields the protein MTSVLVVDDSQFMRTVIGNILSKQGYEVHRAADGESAVETARDLEPDLVTMDVEMPGMDGIEAVDEIMATSPTRILMLSAHTEAGADATLEALAKGAVDFMAKDEEERPSDVGELESRLTEKVRAVERADVSSVVAARAASRAAESAERTAAVVDSAAETTVGTSTVDGASGVETTVTPDIAGEGPVTTVDRDLSDGAPTIVIGASTGGPKVVERILYELPADLRARVLVVQHMPASFTDRLAARLDALSEYDVSEASHGRRVGPGEAVIAKGGFHMRVAEASDDELRLRLTKGERRHGVRPAIDETMESAADVVPAPLVGVALTGMGRDGAAGIEAIKQAGGATVAQDEASSPVFGIPKQAIETGCVDSVLDVGDLTRGIVDAATTDGDTHG from the coding sequence ATGACCAGCGTCCTGGTTGTCGATGACTCGCAGTTCATGCGAACTGTGATCGGCAACATCCTGTCCAAGCAGGGCTACGAGGTCCACCGCGCGGCCGACGGCGAGAGCGCCGTCGAGACCGCCCGCGACCTCGAACCGGACCTCGTCACGATGGACGTGGAGATGCCCGGCATGGACGGCATCGAAGCTGTCGACGAGATCATGGCGACGTCTCCGACGCGCATCCTCATGCTGTCGGCCCACACCGAAGCGGGGGCCGACGCCACGCTCGAGGCGCTCGCGAAGGGCGCGGTCGACTTCATGGCCAAGGACGAGGAGGAGCGCCCGTCGGACGTCGGCGAACTGGAGTCGCGGCTGACAGAGAAGGTCCGCGCGGTCGAACGGGCGGACGTCTCGTCCGTCGTCGCCGCGCGAGCGGCGTCGCGCGCCGCGGAGTCGGCCGAGCGGACGGCCGCCGTCGTCGACTCCGCCGCGGAGACGACCGTCGGCACGAGCACGGTCGACGGCGCGTCCGGCGTCGAAACGACCGTCACACCCGATATCGCAGGCGAGGGCCCCGTCACGACGGTCGACCGCGACCTCTCTGACGGCGCGCCGACGATCGTCATCGGCGCGTCGACCGGCGGTCCGAAGGTCGTCGAGCGGATACTCTACGAGCTCCCCGCGGACCTCCGGGCGCGCGTGCTGGTCGTTCAGCACATGCCCGCGAGCTTCACGGACAGGCTCGCCGCCCGCCTGGACGCGCTCTCGGAGTACGACGTCTCCGAAGCGAGCCACGGCCGGCGCGTCGGCCCCGGCGAAGCAGTCATCGCGAAAGGCGGGTTCCACATGCGCGTCGCCGAAGCGAGCGACGACGAACTCCGCCTCCGGCTGACGAAGGGCGAGCGCCGCCACGGCGTGCGTCCGGCGATCGACGAGACGATGGAGTCCGCCGCGGACGTCGTCCCCGCCCCGCTCGTCGGCGTCGCCCTGACCGGCATGGGGAGAGACGGCGCTGCCGGCATCGAGGCGATAAAGCAGGCGGGTGGTGCGACGGTCGCTCAGGACGAGGCGTCGAGCCCCGTCTTCGGTATCCCGAAGCAGGCTATCGAAACAGGTTGCGTCGACTCGGTCCTCGACGTGGGCGACCTCACGCGGGGGATCGTCGACGCGGCCACCACGGACGGTGATACGCATGGATGA
- a CDS encoding chemotaxis protein CheW, whose amino-acid sequence MTSERRMLAFDLDDETYCVGMERVANVVERGSLDPADSAPEFLAGRMDLSDRTLRVVDLKRLFGVTTSVRRSGEIEEGEHVIAFGPRGDGEVNAWLVDEVRDAVTVDTDDLLEASGLATYVEGVVPADGDQVVWVDAEAINAV is encoded by the coding sequence ATGACGAGCGAACGACGGATGTTGGCGTTCGATCTCGACGACGAGACGTACTGCGTCGGGATGGAACGAGTAGCGAACGTCGTCGAACGGGGGTCGCTCGACCCCGCCGACTCCGCGCCGGAGTTTCTCGCCGGGCGGATGGACCTCTCGGACCGGACGCTCCGGGTCGTCGACCTCAAGCGACTCTTCGGCGTCACCACGTCGGTGCGACGCAGCGGCGAGATCGAGGAGGGCGAGCACGTGATCGCCTTCGGCCCCCGCGGAGACGGGGAGGTCAACGCGTGGCTCGTCGACGAGGTCCGGGACGCCGTGACCGTCGATACCGACGACTTGCTCGAAGCGAGCGGCCTGGCCACCTACGTCGAGGGAGTCGTCCCCGCGGACGGCGACCAGGTCGTCTGGGTCGACGCCGAAGCGATAAACGCGGTCTGA
- a CDS encoding ArsR/SmtB family transcription factor — protein sequence MAATQTEDVDSRSLLAALGSKYSVEILHATRTPTSAQELSDELDVPIATCYRRIEELVDAGLLKCEGRQLSEEGRRTNVYRRTLDELTVDLTCESPTVQRKERSEAKNRIQDQIDG from the coding sequence ATGGCCGCCACCCAGACCGAAGACGTCGACTCCAGATCCCTCCTCGCCGCGCTCGGGAGCAAGTACAGCGTCGAGATCCTCCACGCGACGCGCACGCCGACCTCCGCACAGGAACTGAGCGACGAACTGGACGTTCCGATCGCGACCTGCTACCGCCGGATCGAGGAGTTGGTCGACGCCGGGCTCCTCAAGTGCGAGGGGCGACAGCTCTCCGAGGAGGGCCGACGGACCAATGTCTACCGGCGGACGCTCGACGAGCTCACCGTCGATCTCACCTGCGAGTCGCCGACGGTGCAACGCAAGGAGCGCTCCGAGGCGAAAAACCGCATTCAGGACCAGATCGACGGCTGA
- a CDS encoding 7-carboxy-7-deazaguanine synthase QueE produces the protein MPVSSEVRTADDADGDLPVNELFYSLQGEGKLAGVPTVFVRTSGCNLRCWYCDSYHTSWEPTHAWMDLDDVVDEVRDHERADHVVLTGGEPMIHDAAVDLIERLDDAGYHVTVETNGTVFRDAPIDLASISPKLENSTPTPERDPKGEGEWADRHEQRRIDVDALTDLVDAYDFQLKFVVTEAGDMPEVNDLVARVREAASAPVRDDDVLLMPEGATRDRLNETRERVAELAMEHGYRYTPRLHVDLWNDAPET, from the coding sequence GTGCCCGTCAGCAGCGAGGTTCGGACCGCGGACGACGCCGACGGCGACCTGCCGGTGAACGAACTGTTCTACTCGCTTCAGGGCGAGGGAAAGCTCGCCGGCGTCCCCACCGTGTTCGTCCGCACGAGCGGCTGTAACCTCCGGTGCTGGTACTGCGACTCCTACCACACCTCCTGGGAGCCGACTCACGCGTGGATGGACCTCGACGACGTCGTCGACGAGGTGCGCGACCACGAGCGCGCCGACCACGTCGTCCTCACCGGCGGCGAGCCGATGATCCACGACGCCGCCGTCGACCTCATCGAGCGACTGGACGACGCGGGCTACCACGTCACCGTCGAGACGAACGGCACCGTCTTCCGCGACGCGCCGATCGACCTGGCGAGTATCAGCCCGAAGCTCGAGAACAGCACGCCGACCCCCGAACGCGACCCGAAGGGCGAGGGCGAGTGGGCAGACCGCCACGAACAGCGCCGCATCGACGTGGACGCGCTCACCGACCTCGTCGACGCGTACGACTTCCAGTTGAAGTTCGTCGTCACCGAGGCGGGGGACATGCCCGAGGTGAACGACCTCGTCGCGCGCGTCCGCGAAGCGGCGAGCGCTCCCGTCCGCGACGACGACGTCTTGCTCATGCCCGAGGGCGCGACGCGGGACCGGCTGAACGAGACGCGCGAGCGCGTCGCCGAACTCGCGATGGAGCACGGCTACCGCTACACGCCGCGCCTGCACGTGGACCTCTGGAACGACGCGCCCGAGACCTGA
- the cheY gene encoding chemotaxis protein CheY produces MSTGVLIVDDSHFMRNLLRQILEDDYHIVGEASNGAEAVKLYKEQNPDIVMMDIVMPKCNGIKATAAIKKLDPDSRVIMCTSVGQREKMKLAVKAGADGYVTKPFEEPSVRKALKDVVPA; encoded by the coding sequence ATGTCGACAGGGGTCCTCATAGTGGACGACTCTCATTTTATGCGAAATCTACTCAGACAGATTCTCGAAGACGACTATCACATCGTCGGAGAGGCGTCCAACGGAGCCGAAGCGGTAAAACTCTACAAAGAACAGAACCCGGACATCGTGATGATGGACATCGTGATGCCCAAGTGTAACGGGATCAAGGCCACGGCGGCCATCAAGAAGCTCGATCCCGACTCGCGGGTCATCATGTGTACCAGCGTCGGGCAGCGCGAGAAGATGAAGCTCGCGGTCAAAGCCGGCGCGGACGGCTACGTGACGAAGCCGTTCGAGGAGCCGAGCGTCAGGAAGGCCCTCAAGGACGTCGTTCCGGCATGA
- a CDS encoding chemotaxis protein CheW — translation MSTNLPEELLGVDEVGLDDEQDADVREDGEGDEEPEEHERVLVFKLGEQSYGLDVADVRSIVEVGERTRVPRSSEAVEGVMDLRGEITAVIDPGVLLPVSSAAEGEDTQRVVVFDRASDKQSAGIRVDAVEGVESFPVSRIRRDEPEFQMPAGDLVKAVVEIPPEDDDADAPAERISVIDADLLVESAG, via the coding sequence ATGTCAACGAACCTCCCCGAAGAACTACTCGGCGTGGACGAGGTGGGCCTCGACGACGAGCAAGACGCGGACGTGAGAGAGGACGGTGAAGGCGATGAGGAGCCGGAAGAGCACGAGCGCGTCCTCGTGTTCAAACTCGGCGAGCAGTCCTACGGCCTCGACGTCGCGGACGTGCGAAGCATCGTCGAGGTCGGCGAGCGGACGCGCGTGCCCCGGTCGAGCGAGGCCGTCGAGGGCGTCATGGACCTCCGCGGCGAGATCACGGCGGTCATCGACCCTGGCGTCCTGCTCCCGGTCTCGAGCGCGGCGGAGGGGGAGGACACCCAGCGCGTCGTCGTCTTCGACCGCGCATCCGACAAGCAGAGCGCGGGCATCCGCGTCGACGCCGTGGAGGGCGTCGAGTCGTTCCCCGTCAGCCGGATCCGGCGGGACGAACCGGAGTTTCAGATGCCCGCCGGCGACCTCGTCAAGGCGGTCGTCGAGATCCCGCCCGAGGACGACGACGCGGACGCCCCCGCCGAGCGCATCTCGGTCATCGACGCCGACCTGCTCGTGGAGAGCGCCGGGTGA